One Kineosporia sp. NBRC 101731 genomic region harbors:
- a CDS encoding GNAT family N-acetyltransferase: protein MSTVREIAGLPEMQQVADLFVSIWGGARPPATIDLMSALSKAGNYVAGAFDGTALVGACIGFFHAPAEAALHSHIAGVRADAAGRGVGQALKMHQRDWALARGVTEVTWTFDPLIGRNAYFNLAKLGARAVEYLPDFYGPMGDDINGTDASDRLLVRWNLREPEAAEKAAGAVVALGRDATGRPVPGTRDGDRLLIAVPTDVHLLRATDPGLAREWRSQVSETMTGLLAEGARVTGFDRDGGYVMTRPEQHGQHGQHGQHEQFEREGSDV, encoded by the coding sequence ATGAGCACTGTGCGCGAGATCGCCGGCCTCCCCGAGATGCAGCAGGTCGCCGACCTGTTCGTCTCGATCTGGGGCGGCGCCCGCCCGCCCGCCACCATCGACCTGATGAGCGCCCTGAGCAAGGCCGGCAACTACGTGGCCGGGGCGTTCGATGGAACGGCGCTGGTCGGTGCCTGCATCGGGTTCTTCCACGCGCCCGCCGAGGCCGCCCTGCACAGCCACATCGCCGGGGTCCGGGCGGACGCGGCCGGGCGCGGCGTCGGGCAGGCGCTGAAGATGCACCAGCGCGACTGGGCCCTGGCGCGGGGCGTCACCGAGGTCACCTGGACCTTCGACCCGCTGATCGGCCGCAACGCCTACTTCAACCTGGCCAAGCTGGGCGCCCGAGCGGTGGAGTACCTGCCCGACTTCTACGGGCCGATGGGCGATGACATCAACGGCACCGACGCCTCCGACCGGCTGCTCGTGCGCTGGAACCTGAGGGAACCGGAGGCCGCTGAGAAGGCCGCCGGGGCCGTGGTCGCCCTGGGCCGCGATGCGACGGGCCGTCCTGTGCCAGGCACCCGCGATGGTGACCGGTTACTGATAGCGGTGCCCACCGACGTCCACCTGCTGAGAGCCACCGACCCGGGTCTGGCCCGCGAATGGCGCTCGCAGGTCAGCGAAACCATGACCGGCCTGCTGGCCGAAGGGGCCCGGGTCACCGGGTTCGACCGCGACGGCGGGTATGTGATGACCCGGCCTGAGCAGCACGGGCAGCACGGGCAGCACGGGCAGCACGAGCAGTTCGAGCGGGAAGGCAGCGACGTATGA
- a CDS encoding immune inhibitor A domain-containing protein: protein MRRVLTSLVVASVVSGAVLGLPGTAQAAAGPDRRPTGSDHLTSPMQEKATALREEAVKQVLDGKATVQERNGSKVVKLAAAGDDRYVELSRQRTDRVFVILAEFGNQRHASYPDKNTDKATPGPKKFAGPLHNQVVKPGKTDNTTIWRSNFSQKYFQDLYFGVGKGVESLKTYYQTQSSGRYSIEGKVTDWVKLPYNEARYGRSDGYPCAASVCGNTWAMVTDAVKVWVAAEKAKGRTDAQITAELATFDQWDRYDHDGDGDFNEPDGYIDHFQILHAGSDQASGDATQGEDAVWSHRWYVSAADAGVKGPAGNPLGGTQIGSTGIWVGDYTTQAENSGLSTIAHEYGHDLDLPDDYDVSGGEGDPVEFWSLMAQSRLNAKGEGLGTRPGDLGAWNKLMLGWLDYTVVKAAKGTNKTVALGPSEYNTKLAQAALVVLPQKQVKQYLVDPVSGKYSWWGGTGNNLDNTLTRTLTLPTGSPRLSFSAAWDIEDCGTAACDYAFVEVDDGSGFTAVPGTITSPDEGNGIDGFSDWRTAGFDLSAYAGQKVKLRLRYTTDASGNGATGSKPAGLFLDRISLKAGSTTVFSDGAETLDKAWTAKGFKRSTGTEKVGYEQYYIAANRTYASFDKYLKTGPYNFGWSTKPNYVEHFAYRPGLLVTYWDTSQTDNDVSVHPGRGRNLTVDAHPATLYRVDKKPWRSRVQLYDAAFGLKNTGALTLHLDGRVSKIKSLKGNPLFDDTKNYYDPVKRDHGVKVAGSGVKIKVLKQSGVSMNIRVTR, encoded by the coding sequence GTGCGAAGGGTTCTCACGAGCCTGGTGGTTGCTTCAGTGGTATCGGGGGCGGTGCTGGGACTTCCCGGCACCGCGCAAGCAGCCGCCGGGCCGGATCGCCGGCCCACGGGGTCGGACCATCTCACCAGCCCGATGCAGGAGAAGGCCACGGCCCTACGGGAGGAGGCGGTCAAGCAGGTCCTGGACGGGAAGGCGACCGTTCAGGAGCGCAACGGCAGCAAGGTGGTGAAACTGGCTGCCGCGGGCGACGACCGGTACGTCGAGCTGTCCCGGCAGCGCACCGACCGGGTCTTCGTGATTCTCGCGGAGTTCGGCAACCAGCGGCACGCGAGCTATCCGGACAAGAACACCGACAAGGCCACGCCGGGCCCGAAGAAGTTCGCCGGTCCGCTGCACAACCAGGTGGTCAAGCCGGGTAAGACCGACAACACCACGATCTGGCGGTCGAACTTCAGCCAGAAGTACTTCCAGGATCTGTACTTCGGCGTCGGCAAGGGCGTCGAGTCACTGAAGACGTACTACCAGACCCAGTCCTCGGGCCGTTACAGCATCGAGGGCAAGGTCACCGACTGGGTGAAGCTGCCCTACAACGAGGCCCGGTACGGCCGCTCGGACGGGTATCCGTGCGCCGCCAGCGTCTGCGGTAACACGTGGGCGATGGTCACGGACGCGGTCAAGGTGTGGGTCGCGGCCGAGAAGGCCAAGGGCCGTACCGATGCCCAGATCACGGCCGAACTGGCCACGTTCGACCAGTGGGACCGGTACGACCACGACGGCGACGGCGATTTCAACGAGCCGGACGGGTACATCGACCACTTCCAGATCCTGCACGCCGGCAGCGACCAGGCCTCCGGCGACGCCACGCAGGGTGAGGACGCGGTCTGGAGCCACCGCTGGTATGTCTCGGCGGCGGACGCCGGGGTCAAGGGCCCGGCCGGGAACCCGCTGGGAGGAACCCAGATCGGCAGCACCGGGATCTGGGTCGGCGACTACACCACCCAGGCCGAGAACAGTGGTCTGAGTACGATCGCGCACGAGTACGGTCACGACCTGGACCTGCCGGACGACTACGACGTCTCCGGCGGCGAGGGCGACCCGGTGGAATTCTGGTCGCTGATGGCCCAGAGCCGGCTCAACGCCAAGGGAGAGGGCCTCGGTACGCGGCCCGGCGACCTCGGCGCCTGGAACAAGCTGATGCTGGGCTGGCTGGACTACACCGTGGTCAAGGCGGCCAAGGGCACGAACAAGACCGTGGCGCTGGGGCCTTCGGAGTACAACACGAAGCTGGCCCAGGCGGCTCTGGTGGTACTGCCCCAGAAACAGGTCAAGCAGTACCTGGTCGATCCGGTCTCGGGGAAGTACTCCTGGTGGGGCGGTACGGGGAACAACCTCGACAACACCCTGACCCGCACCCTCACCCTGCCCACCGGCAGCCCGCGCCTGTCGTTCTCGGCGGCCTGGGACATCGAGGACTGCGGGACCGCGGCCTGCGACTATGCCTTCGTCGAGGTCGACGACGGCAGCGGGTTCACGGCCGTTCCGGGCACGATCACCAGCCCGGACGAGGGCAACGGCATCGACGGCTTCAGCGACTGGCGCACCGCCGGTTTCGACCTCTCGGCCTACGCCGGGCAGAAGGTGAAGCTGCGGTTGCGTTACACCACCGACGCCTCCGGCAACGGGGCGACCGGCTCCAAGCCGGCCGGCCTGTTCCTCGACCGGATCTCGCTGAAGGCCGGTAGCACCACGGTGTTCAGCGACGGTGCGGAGACGCTGGACAAGGCCTGGACCGCGAAGGGTTTCAAGCGCTCCACCGGCACCGAGAAGGTCGGGTACGAGCAGTACTACATCGCGGCCAACCGCACGTACGCCAGCTTCGACAAGTACCTCAAGACCGGCCCGTACAACTTCGGCTGGTCGACGAAGCCCAACTACGTGGAGCACTTCGCCTACCGGCCGGGCCTGCTCGTCACCTACTGGGACACCTCGCAGACCGACAACGACGTCAGTGTGCACCCCGGTCGCGGCCGCAACCTCACGGTCGACGCCCACCCCGCGACGCTCTACCGGGTGGACAAGAAGCCGTGGCGCTCGCGCGTCCAGCTCTACGACGCGGCCTTCGGACTCAAGAACACCGGCGCCCTGACCCTGCACCTGGACGGCAGGGTGTCGAAGATCAAGAGCCTGAAGGGGAACCCGCTGTTCGACGACACGAAGAACTACTACGACCCGGTGAAGCGTGACCACGGCGTGAAGGTCGCCGGATCCGGGGTGAAGATCAAGGTGCTGAAGCAGTCGGGTGTCTCGATGAACATTCGCGTCACCCGCTGA
- a CDS encoding sporulation protein yields the protein MVFKKMLGALGVGGPKVDTVLSQPGAQPGGALTGQVNLVGGSADVQIEHINLGLITRMEIESGHGDGDAVGEFHRVAVSGPMRLAEGQNLSLPFQIVLPWETPITAVYGQSLHGMVMGVRTEVAIARAVDKGDLDPVQVHALPIQERILDAFLKLGFVFKSADLEYGQIMGAQQTLPFYQEIEFFPAQQYAHAINEVELTFVTGPHAVQVVLELDKRGGMFRSGQDSYGRYTVSHADAGSTDWVQTVDGWIRQAIEGRQSMSGHGGFGGGYGSPGYGQGAGFGGGHGQYGHHDQHRGSGMGGGLGGVAMGVAGGLAAGYVANEVMEEVFEGDSEDEGGGEED from the coding sequence GTGGTCTTCAAGAAAATGTTGGGAGCTCTCGGGGTCGGCGGTCCGAAGGTCGACACCGTGCTGTCCCAGCCGGGCGCCCAGCCCGGCGGCGCCCTGACCGGGCAGGTCAACCTTGTCGGCGGCAGCGCCGACGTGCAGATCGAGCACATCAACCTCGGCCTGATCACGCGGATGGAGATCGAGTCGGGTCACGGCGACGGTGACGCGGTCGGGGAGTTCCACCGGGTGGCGGTCAGTGGCCCGATGCGCCTGGCCGAGGGCCAGAACCTGTCTCTGCCCTTCCAGATCGTCCTGCCCTGGGAGACCCCGATCACGGCGGTCTACGGGCAGTCGCTGCACGGCATGGTGATGGGTGTGCGCACCGAGGTCGCCATCGCCCGCGCCGTCGACAAGGGTGACCTCGACCCGGTCCAGGTGCACGCGCTGCCCATTCAGGAGCGCATCCTGGATGCCTTCCTGAAGCTCGGTTTCGTGTTCAAGTCGGCCGACCTGGAGTACGGGCAGATCATGGGCGCGCAGCAGACGCTGCCGTTCTACCAGGAGATCGAGTTCTTCCCGGCCCAGCAGTACGCGCACGCGATCAACGAGGTCGAGCTGACCTTCGTCACCGGTCCGCACGCCGTGCAGGTGGTGCTGGAGCTGGACAAGCGCGGCGGCATGTTCCGCAGCGGCCAGGACAGCTACGGCCGTTACACGGTCTCGCACGCCGACGCCGGGTCCACGGACTGGGTGCAGACGGTCGACGGCTGGATCCGCCAGGCGATCGAAGGCCGCCAGAGCATGTCCGGCCACGGCGGTTTCGGCGGGGGCTACGGGTCCCCGGGCTACGGGCAGGGCGCCGGGTTCGGGGGTGGCCACGGTCAGTACGGCCACCACGACCAGCACCGCGGTTCCGGGATGGGCGGCGGCCTGGGCGGCGTCGCGATGGGTGTGGCCGGGGGCCTGGCCGCCGGTTACGTCGCCAACGAGGTCATGGAAGAGGTCTTCGAGGGCGACAGTGAGGACGAGGGCGGCGGCGAGGAGGACTGA
- a CDS encoding aldo/keto reductase: MRTRTLRSGDRALEVSALCFGIMNLGVDVDKDDSYALLDRYFEAGGRFFDTAANYGAWTEESLGTRAGDSERLLGSWLADRGVAGEVVVATKCGAGKREAGRPLAGEGPTNFEGLDAAVVRRELAGSLERLGLERVGVYYGHVDDRRLGATEIADTFSALVDEGLVAIPGLSNTATWRLAIAREHSRSTGGAPFGAWQQEHSIYWPRPGLPTTTLVDTEAIDYAADQPDLTVLTYSPNQRGQLVRPWMSVRPPYDHPGSLERLRRVHEIAHELGATAGQIALAWHLAGPTSRMQRPAGSDVSALDALPARRVAMIPVVGARTLAQLEESLGALDVTLSEAHRAVLDGV; encoded by the coding sequence ATGAGAACCAGGACACTGCGCAGCGGCGATCGGGCCCTTGAGGTCAGCGCTCTCTGCTTCGGCATCATGAATCTCGGCGTCGATGTCGACAAGGACGACTCGTACGCCCTGCTGGACCGCTATTTCGAGGCCGGGGGCCGGTTCTTCGACACCGCGGCCAATTACGGCGCGTGGACCGAGGAGAGTCTCGGGACGCGTGCGGGCGACAGCGAGCGGTTACTCGGGAGCTGGCTGGCCGACCGCGGGGTGGCCGGTGAGGTGGTCGTCGCCACCAAGTGCGGTGCGGGCAAGCGGGAGGCGGGCCGTCCGCTCGCGGGGGAGGGGCCGACCAACTTCGAGGGGCTGGACGCCGCGGTGGTGCGCCGGGAGCTGGCCGGCAGCCTGGAGCGTCTGGGTCTGGAGCGGGTGGGCGTCTACTACGGTCATGTCGACGACCGCCGGCTCGGTGCGACCGAGATCGCGGACACCTTCTCCGCTCTCGTCGACGAGGGCCTGGTCGCGATCCCGGGGTTGTCGAACACGGCCACCTGGCGGCTGGCGATCGCCCGCGAGCACAGTCGTAGCACCGGCGGTGCACCCTTCGGCGCCTGGCAGCAGGAGCACTCGATCTACTGGCCGCGGCCCGGGCTGCCGACCACGACCCTGGTGGACACCGAGGCGATCGACTACGCGGCCGATCAGCCCGACCTGACCGTCCTGACCTACTCACCCAATCAGCGGGGGCAGCTGGTGCGTCCGTGGATGTCGGTGCGGCCGCCCTACGACCACCCGGGAAGTCTCGAGCGGCTGCGCCGGGTGCACGAGATCGCGCACGAGCTGGGGGCCACCGCGGGTCAGATCGCCCTGGCGTGGCACCTGGCCGGGCCCACCAGCCGGATGCAGCGGCCGGCGGGCAGCGACGTGTCGGCGCTGGACGCCCTGCCCGCCCGCCGGGTCGCGATGATCCCGGTGGTCGGTGCCCGCACCCTCGCCCAGCTGGAGGAGTCGCTGGGGGCCCTCGACGTCACCTTGTCCGAGGCCCACCGTGCCGTCCTGGACGGCGTTTAG
- a CDS encoding PLP-dependent aminotransferase family protein: MLIAVGTAELSLPTGGGSLTRRLTTTLREAVQTGRLPAGSPLPPSRALAGEIGCSRWVVTEAYGQLVAEGYLIATTGSATRVRGTATPAVMSSGYQLPPPPRPRFDLAPGLPDLASFPRSRWAEAYRRAVLDLPTDLLAGRALVATTAARTTLTDFLRRTRQVQEDPTQLSLTTGSTAVMGWLTALLRRLGHTRIAVEDPSWPGLRGVARRGGLEPVPVRVDEQGLVVGDLRGVRLVLVTPAHQFPSGVALSAARRLELIDWAQRVDGLVIEDDYDADFRYDANPVASLQGLAPDRVILLGSLSKALSPAIELGWLIMPQPLIMALLGLDLDRIISPSPLTVEALAVMIEHGWYEQHLRTQRLRYRRRREQLVTALGRHLPEAATTGLAAGLHLPLRLPPGTAARDIVRRGARLDLGLVSAERYRIRPGGDPSLVLGFGNLRDSRVDEAARRLAQAVRGMD; the protein is encoded by the coding sequence ATGCTGATAGCCGTGGGTACCGCCGAACTCTCCCTGCCGACCGGAGGGGGCTCTCTGACCCGCCGGCTCACCACCACCCTGCGCGAGGCGGTGCAGACCGGCCGGCTGCCCGCCGGATCGCCCCTGCCACCCAGCCGGGCGCTCGCCGGGGAGATCGGCTGCTCGCGCTGGGTCGTGACCGAGGCCTACGGGCAGCTCGTCGCCGAGGGCTACCTGATCGCCACCACCGGATCGGCCACCCGGGTGCGCGGTACCGCGACACCGGCCGTGATGTCGTCCGGGTACCAGCTCCCGCCGCCTCCCCGGCCCCGTTTCGACCTGGCTCCGGGACTGCCCGACCTGGCCTCCTTCCCCCGGTCGCGCTGGGCCGAGGCCTACCGGCGGGCCGTGCTCGACCTCCCGACCGATCTGCTGGCCGGTCGCGCCCTGGTCGCCACGACCGCCGCCCGCACCACCCTCACCGACTTCCTGCGCCGCACCCGGCAGGTACAGGAAGACCCCACCCAGCTGAGCCTCACCACCGGTTCCACCGCCGTGATGGGCTGGCTGACGGCCCTGCTCAGGCGCCTCGGCCACACCCGGATCGCCGTCGAGGACCCCTCCTGGCCCGGTCTGCGGGGCGTGGCCCGGCGCGGTGGACTGGAACCGGTCCCGGTCCGTGTCGACGAGCAGGGCCTCGTGGTCGGGGACCTGCGGGGCGTGCGACTGGTCCTCGTCACCCCGGCCCACCAGTTCCCCTCCGGTGTGGCCCTTTCGGCGGCCCGACGGCTGGAACTCATCGACTGGGCGCAGCGCGTCGACGGTCTGGTGATCGAAGACGACTACGACGCCGACTTCCGCTACGACGCCAACCCGGTCGCCAGCCTCCAGGGCCTGGCCCCGGACCGGGTGATCCTGCTCGGGTCGCTGTCGAAGGCGCTGTCCCCCGCCATCGAACTGGGCTGGCTGATCATGCCGCAGCCCCTGATCATGGCTCTGCTCGGCCTGGATCTGGACCGGATCATCAGCCCGTCGCCCCTGACCGTCGAGGCGCTCGCCGTGATGATCGAACACGGCTGGTACGAACAGCACCTACGCACGCAGCGCCTGCGCTACCGGCGCCGCCGCGAGCAGCTCGTCACCGCCCTCGGCCGGCACCTTCCCGAGGCAGCGACGACCGGTCTGGCCGCCGGTCTGCACCTACCGCTGCGGCTCCCTCCCGGCACCGCCGCACGCGACATTGTGCGCCGGGGCGCCCGCCTCGATCTGGGTCTGGTGAGCGCAGAGCGCTACCGCATCCGGCCCGGCGGTGATCCCTCTCTGGTACTGGGATTCGGAAACCTTCGGGACAGCCGGGTGGACGAGGCCGCCCGGCGTCTGGCTCAGGCGGTCCGGGGTATGGACTGA
- a CDS encoding mannitol dehydrogenase family protein — translation MKRLSPETAPAGTPRRPFGPQAPVGIVHLGIGAFHRAHQAVYTQMVDGAGEWGICGATQRSATVVDQLRPQEGLYSVLERGPARTRLDVIGQIRDVVDGHTETERLIGRLADPAVRVVTLTITEKGYRTGPGGAVDRLTAGLRARSQRDAGPLTVLSCDNLNGNGEVLRDLLRENVSGDLADWVEHNVRYPCSMVDRIVPATTDADRAEAGQRLGAQDAGLVVAEPFRQWVIQDDFAAGRPAWEKAGAELVADVAPYERRKLRVLNGSHSLLAYLGALKGYRTIAQAASDDDLARAAWRLIEQDVAPTLAADGLEVLDYGRTVLERFTNPALPHLTTQVAMDGSLKLGPRLLGTIRDARAAGRMPQGAVIGVAAWMVYVEKACEEGVLPLNDPHAQALREAVARPADLVESLLGLDQVFGPDLRDDLDFRACLTERVAEVAGRPGQPGQPRQSIPRTA, via the coding sequence GTGAAACGACTTTCGCCGGAAACGGCCCCGGCGGGCACACCGCGGCGTCCGTTCGGGCCGCAGGCCCCGGTAGGGATCGTGCACCTGGGGATCGGTGCCTTCCACCGCGCTCACCAGGCCGTCTACACCCAGATGGTGGACGGGGCGGGCGAGTGGGGTATCTGCGGCGCCACCCAGCGGTCGGCGACCGTGGTGGATCAGTTGCGCCCGCAGGAAGGCCTGTACTCGGTGCTGGAGCGCGGGCCCGCCCGGACGCGGCTCGACGTCATCGGCCAGATTCGCGACGTCGTCGACGGGCACACCGAAACTGAACGACTGATCGGCCGTCTCGCAGATCCGGCCGTGCGCGTGGTGACCCTGACGATCACCGAGAAGGGTTATCGGACCGGTCCCGGCGGCGCCGTCGACCGGTTGACGGCAGGCCTGCGCGCGCGCTCGCAGCGAGACGCCGGACCGCTCACCGTACTGTCGTGCGACAATCTCAACGGCAACGGTGAAGTGCTGCGTGACCTGTTGCGCGAGAACGTTTCCGGTGACCTGGCCGACTGGGTGGAGCACAACGTCCGTTATCCCTGCTCGATGGTCGACCGGATCGTTCCGGCGACCACGGACGCCGACCGGGCCGAGGCCGGGCAGCGGCTGGGCGCGCAGGATGCCGGGCTGGTGGTCGCGGAACCGTTCCGGCAGTGGGTGATCCAGGACGACTTCGCCGCCGGGCGCCCGGCCTGGGAGAAGGCCGGCGCCGAGCTGGTGGCCGACGTCGCCCCCTATGAGCGCCGAAAACTCCGGGTGCTGAACGGGAGCCATTCACTGTTGGCCTATCTCGGTGCCCTGAAGGGCTACCGCACGATCGCGCAGGCGGCCTCCGACGACGATCTGGCGCGGGCGGCGTGGCGGCTGATCGAGCAGGACGTGGCCCCCACCCTGGCGGCCGACGGGCTGGAGGTGCTCGACTACGGACGCACGGTGCTGGAGCGGTTCACCAATCCCGCGCTGCCGCATCTGACCACGCAGGTCGCGATGGACGGGAGCCTGAAACTCGGCCCCCGGCTGCTGGGGACGATCCGCGATGCGCGCGCCGCGGGCCGGATGCCGCAGGGCGCGGTGATCGGCGTCGCGGCCTGGATGGTCTATGTCGAGAAGGCTTGCGAGGAAGGTGTTCTGCCGCTGAACGACCCGCACGCGCAGGCTCTGCGCGAGGCCGTGGCCCGTCCCGCCGACCTGGTGGAGTCGCTGCTGGGACTGGACCAGGTGTTCGGTCCGGACCTGCGCGACGACCTGGATTTCCGGGCCTGCCTGACCGAGAGGGTGGCCGAGGTGGCCGGCCGGCCTGGTCAGCCTGGTCAGCCTCGTCAGTCCATACCCCGGACCGCCTGA
- a CDS encoding altronate dehydratase family protein has protein sequence MSLLLRLAPDDDVAIVRQDVAPGDRLGPDLAAFEPIPAGHKTTLRDLPSGAEVHKYGQVIGVTTRAVPAGSHLHTGNLVFVDGGAARAGVIGQGTLPDLPAGLRRTFAGYHRADGRVGTRNSIAVLTTVNCSAGVAKAIARRTDDDVRELTGGRVDGVVALTHGTGCGMANSGPGWDILRRTLTGYARHANIGGLVVVGLGCEINEMTGVLADLDLSPEVPLVSFTIQDAGGTQAAVAQGVGVVREMAGALALAERREAGVEHLVLGLQCGGSDGWSGLTANPALGVASDLLVAAGGTSILGETPEIYGAEMLLMRRAVTQEVSGDLRGRIEWWREYTASLGTTLDGNPSPGNKAGGITTILEKSLGAVAKAGHSPLSAVVGYGEQVPRPGLVFMDTPGYDPVSVTGMIAGGANVLCFTTGRGSVLGSRPAPTLKLATNAHLARTMADDIDIDCSDIVEKGTDVAEVGRRIYDRMIAVASGEPTRSEELGAGQDEIVPWQIGAVL, from the coding sequence ATGAGCCTCCTGCTGCGACTGGCCCCCGACGACGACGTGGCGATCGTGCGCCAGGACGTGGCGCCGGGCGACCGGCTGGGCCCTGACCTGGCCGCGTTCGAGCCGATCCCGGCCGGCCACAAGACCACCCTGCGCGACCTGCCCTCCGGGGCCGAGGTGCACAAGTACGGCCAGGTGATCGGCGTGACCACACGCGCCGTGCCGGCCGGCTCGCACCTGCACACCGGCAACCTGGTCTTCGTCGACGGCGGCGCCGCCCGGGCGGGTGTGATCGGCCAGGGCACGCTGCCGGATCTGCCGGCCGGGCTGCGCCGTACTTTCGCCGGCTATCACCGGGCCGACGGCCGGGTCGGCACCCGCAACAGCATCGCGGTGCTGACCACGGTGAACTGCTCGGCCGGGGTGGCGAAGGCGATCGCCCGCCGCACCGACGACGACGTGCGTGAACTGACCGGCGGGCGGGTGGACGGGGTGGTCGCCCTGACCCACGGCACCGGCTGCGGGATGGCGAACAGCGGTCCGGGCTGGGACATCCTGCGCCGCACCCTGACCGGGTACGCGCGCCACGCCAACATCGGCGGGCTGGTGGTGGTCGGCCTGGGCTGCGAGATCAACGAGATGACGGGCGTGCTGGCCGATCTCGACCTCTCCCCGGAAGTTCCCCTGGTCTCCTTCACGATTCAGGACGCCGGGGGCACCCAGGCGGCGGTCGCCCAGGGTGTCGGTGTGGTGCGGGAGATGGCCGGCGCGCTGGCGCTCGCGGAACGGCGCGAGGCCGGGGTCGAGCACCTGGTGCTGGGCCTGCAGTGCGGCGGTTCGGACGGCTGGTCGGGGCTGACCGCGAACCCGGCGCTCGGCGTGGCCAGCGACCTGCTGGTGGCCGCCGGCGGCACGAGCATCCTCGGGGAGACACCCGAGATCTACGGGGCGGAGATGCTGCTCATGCGCCGCGCGGTGACCCAGGAGGTGTCCGGCGACCTGCGCGGGCGCATCGAGTGGTGGCGTGAGTACACCGCCTCGCTCGGCACGACGCTGGACGGCAACCCCTCGCCGGGCAACAAGGCGGGGGGCATCACCACGATCCTGGAGAAGTCGCTCGGCGCGGTGGCCAAGGCCGGGCACAGCCCGCTGTCGGCCGTCGTCGGGTACGGCGAGCAGGTGCCGCGCCCGGGCCTGGTGTTCATGGACACCCCCGGCTACGACCCGGTCTCGGTCACCGGCATGATCGCCGGGGGAGCGAACGTGCTGTGCTTCACCACCGGTCGGGGCTCGGTGCTCGGCAGCCGCCCGGCCCCGACGCTGAAGCTCGCCACCAACGCGCACCTGGCCCGCACCATGGCCGACGACATCGACATCGACTGCTCGGACATCGTGGAGAAGGGCACCGACGTCGCCGAGGTGGGACGGCGCATCTACGACCGGATGATCGCGGTGGCCTCCGGGGAACCCACCCGCAGCGAGGAACTCGGGGCGGGCCAGGACGAGATCGTGCCCTGGCAGATCGGAGCGGTGCTGTGA
- a CDS encoding LacI family DNA-binding transcriptional regulator, which translates to MAVTIRDVARAAGVSASTVSRALTVPGKVDENTRRRVLALADQLGYRPNRAARGLITGRTGNLGLLVPDLANPFFPGLVKGIQARALESDYQLFVVDTDENAAAEPELVRQLAKQVDGMLLCSPRMRPGALREAIGLVPTVLVNRALPKASSVTFADVDGAIRLVTHLAGLGHRSIGFIGGPAGSWSGAQRLRGVRVGCLQESVELHELGPVPPTYEGGQACADGVLAAPVTAVIAYNDLVAIGLCQALAERSVPVPGRLSVTGFDDIPMAGMIRPSLTTVGMPLGEAGRAAVDLLLAQLADPAPRARQQRVPTTLQVRGSTGAPRPDDGTPT; encoded by the coding sequence ATGGCGGTGACGATCCGCGACGTGGCCAGGGCGGCCGGGGTCTCGGCGTCGACGGTCTCCCGGGCCCTGACCGTTCCGGGCAAGGTGGACGAGAACACCCGCCGGCGGGTGCTGGCCCTGGCCGACCAGCTCGGCTACCGGCCCAATCGTGCCGCCCGCGGTCTGATCACCGGGCGCACGGGCAATCTCGGCCTGCTGGTGCCCGACCTGGCCAACCCGTTCTTCCCCGGCCTGGTCAAGGGCATCCAGGCCCGCGCCCTGGAGTCCGACTACCAGCTGTTCGTCGTCGACACCGACGAGAACGCCGCGGCCGAGCCGGAGCTGGTGCGTCAGCTGGCCAAGCAGGTCGACGGCATGCTGCTGTGCTCGCCCCGGATGCGCCCGGGCGCGCTGCGCGAGGCGATCGGCCTGGTTCCGACCGTGCTGGTGAACCGGGCGCTGCCCAAGGCCTCGTCGGTCACCTTCGCCGACGTGGACGGCGCCATCCGCCTGGTCACCCACCTGGCCGGGCTCGGCCACCGCAGCATCGGTTTCATCGGCGGCCCGGCCGGTAGCTGGTCCGGGGCACAGCGCCTGCGGGGTGTGCGCGTGGGCTGCCTCCAGGAGAGCGTCGAGCTGCACGAACTCGGTCCGGTCCCACCCACCTACGAGGGCGGTCAGGCCTGCGCCGACGGTGTCCTGGCGGCGCCGGTGACCGCCGTGATCGCCTACAACGACCTGGTCGCGATCGGCCTGTGCCAGGCCCTGGCCGAGCGGTCGGTGCCGGTGCCCGGCCGGCTCAGCGTCACCGGTTTCGACGACATCCCGATGGCCGGCATGATCCGCCCCTCGCTCACCACCGTGGGCATGCCGCTGGGCGAGGCCGGCCGGGCGGCCGTCGACCTGCTCCTGGCCCAGCTGGCCGACCCGGCGCCGCGCGCCCGTCAGCAACGGGTACCGACCACCCTCCAGGTGCGTGGCTCGACCGGGGCACCCCGACCCGACGATGGGACACCGACATGA